The DNA region GCATTAATTGCTTTTCCCAAtgctttccttttcttttgttgTTACATGGATCATAGATAAATATATAGATCAATCATCTACTAAGGAAAAATTGTGAGTTCCTTTATTTCGAAAATGGCCAATTAAAGCCGCTGCCTAACCTATTCTACACCAAAGTATTCTTCATAGAACATCAAGTTGCATAGTGAAATAGACAGCTCACTAgacaaacaatgtatgaagcTCACTAGACAGCTTGATGAACTCaaataacaaaattaaattaattttccaTTGCTAAAAGAAAACTACCCATCGAAGTTCCTTTTtactaaaaaattaaattgatatCAATTGTTATTTAGCGGCAGGTGTCTGGATTGGCCATTCACAGGGGTTTTGCATTGGCAGGGTGTCCGAactctaaattttttattaacatGTCATATTTTCCCTTGATTGTATTATCCTCACTACATCAAAATATTGTCAAAAATTGTTCAACTGTAAGGTTATTTAGTATCAAATTGTTGACGCTAATATTTAGTAACAAAACGTGGACAGTGATAGTCTGATAGAGATGATAATAATACGGGTAGTAACAACTACTTGTCACTATACCACCCAATATTGCCTtcagacaaaaaaaaaaggatttcCTGCGCCCCAATACTGCATTTCCTAACCTAAGCATGGTGAAAGAAAAATCAAAACTTCGGAGCTAAATGAAGAGGAAAAAACAAATTGATCATCAGAAGAGGATACCATGGCTAAACATCAAGTAAGGACCAAGGAAAGCAAGGAATAAACGGGATCGAACTCAAACCTAAAAGTATCGTGAGCCGTAGCAACGCCGGGGGTTCTCCGAGCTGGCATGGGAGTGAACCACTGTGAGAAGTCCCGATCGAAATACTCCCAGTCGGGCAAGAGGATTCCGGAGATCCCCATGATCCCGAAGGCGTACGTGCCTAGCATCTTCTTGAGGGAGAAGGTCCAGATCCCGACCAGAACCATCACCGCCGCCAGCGCCAGCAAGCTCGCCTGCAGCGCCGCCTCGCGCCGCATCTCCGCCTCGGTTCCAGCACCAGTCCCACTCAACCCTCGCCGCCACAGCCCTAaaccaccaaggaagaggagcAAGAAGGAGAAGCGGAGCAGGTACAAGCAATGGAGAAGCGCagcgaagagaaggaagaagagagagaggATCGCACCATCAATAAGAGCGTGGGGAGTCTCTCATTGGCCGGTACAGGTTGGGTGCGTTTAGAGAGGGGTAGGCGTTCCTTGCTCTTAAAAGCTCCCGAGTCCCAACCAACCGCGCCCAATAATGATGGGATCCGGTACATTGCTCATTCCATGAAACGAACTTTAAAACCGGTCGAATCGATCGAAAGCGAACAAGCCTGAGGTTCTGCGTGATTCAAGAGTGTTTTAGATGTTGTCTTACACTGGAAGTTGTACTCGATCTTTCAACAGCGCGCAGTGGGCCTCCATTTCCCGATAGCGGCAGTAATTAATTGGGCTTCGTATTTATTTTGGCAACCGATTTCGCTGTTTTCACGCTTTATAGTTATGGACAAAAGTAGAAATAAGACGGCCGGTTGGGCCGAATAGAGTGGTCCGATGGAAAAATGTAGCAGACGGTTTGGTTAATCAGGCCGGTTGGGCCGAATTGGGTGGGCGGTTAGACAATGTAGCAGTGCAGCGGGCCCATGCGAGAGGTTTGAGCCTCGCCGCATAAATTACTTCGATAATCTTCTCCATCCTTCTCGTCGTCGCCGTCGTTGAATCATCGGTTTCGCCGGCCGGCGACGGCGGCGAGATGATTGCCTTGGCCTTGCGCTTCACCCCCATGGGGTTGACTCTACCGCGCCTTTCCCCAGCCATCGGAGGCGGCAGTCGCATATCTGTCCGCCTTCCTGCTCCCACCACCGACCTCCAGTCTTATCTCTGCATCGCACGCGCGGCCACGAATGGCTCTCCCTTGGCGTTTTCCTTCCTGCGCGAGCTCCATTTGGACGAGAACGAAGCCGAGGCGCTCCTCCTCGCGCACCCGGAGCTCGAGCTCGCGCCTATGCCGTCCCTCCGCGGCCGCGTCCTCGCACTGCGGAGCCTCGGCATCTCCGGACTCGAGCTCAGCCGCACCGTACTCCGGCGCCCGGACGTTCTATCGCAACCCGAGTTCGGCCCGTTCCTCGACTTCGCGCTGCATGAGTTGAAGGGGATCAAGCCGGCGAAGCTGGAGCAGATTTTGACGAGTATTCCTCTCCAGTTCCTTGAGGGCATCGTCGGCGGATCCACCATGCTACTAGACCACGGCGTGCCGAGTGATAAGCTAGGGCACGTCCTCACCCACGTTCACGTCAGGAAGGTGTTCTGCGAAAGGCCCCTGAGAGACTTGGAACAGATGGTTCTCTTCCTGAAGCATTACGGATGGCCTGAATTGGTCCTCCGCCGGCCTATGCTTCTGAATCTAGATCTCCACGGCCAATTAACTCCCAGAGTTGAGTTCCTCGTCGAACTTGGCGGTGGGGATGCGGCCGCCGTCCGGGTCTTGCTCGCCAAATTGCCTGCATTGTTATCCTACACTGTAGAGCATTACAAGTCCCACCTGGCGTTCTGGAGATCAGTCGGCATCTCCAATGAAGAGCTGTTCAAGATTGCGATGGTATATCCTAAAATCTTCAGTGTCAGCAAGGAGCGGAAGCTCGAGCCTCGGATCGAGTTCTTGAAGCAATGCAATATGGATGCAGTGGATATCTTCAAGTTCCTGGTCAGGGCTCCCCTGTTCATGAGCCTCTCCTTCGAGGAAAACCTCTCCAAGAAACTGAATTTCCTTGTTAAGATTGGTTACGAACATCGGACTAGGGAGTTGGCGTGGGCATTTGGGGCCACTACGAGGACGAGCTGCGAGAACATGCAGAGAGTCATTGGGCTCTTCCTGAGCTACGGGTTCTCTTGCGAGGACATAGTAGTGATGAGCAAGAAGCATCCTCAGGTGCTGCAGTATAACCATGAATCACTGGAGAAGAAAATGGAGTTCCTCATCGAAGAAATGGAGCGCGACATCAGAGAATTACTTGTCTTCCCGGCGTTTCTTGGCTACAAGCTTGACGAACGGATTAAGAGACGTCATGCGACAAAACAGGAGATAAGTGGGAAACAGATGCCACTTACACTCTTGAGTTTATCTACTGAGAGGTTTCATTGAGCTTCTGTCAGAAATGgagcttgttcttcttcttgagtTGGGTAAACAACTTTTCATGACAAAAAAAAAGGGGGTAAAATCTAATGGTTCACATGCTCTAGTAAAAATTTACTGTCATTGTCTTCATtccataaaaactcaaacacataCTGTCCATAATTCTCTCTGAATTATGAAATGACACGATACAAACTTGTTACAGGTACGATTATACTCTGTATTTTTGCAGCATATGTATGTCACACAGAATTATTAGTACTGAACAAgatggagtccaccatctgactGTATTTGTTCTATAACTATGCGTCCCCTGGGAAAGCTTCAAGGTTTGATCGAGAAAGATCATGGAATGGTcagggagaagaaaaaaaaatggaagctGCCTAAAAATTCAAGAGGCAAAAACATCTTTCATCTTTTGCTATTGAGGCTCTCGTAGAACAGAATGTACCCGTGATCAGTGTTACCTGTGTACTCCTGTGCCGACCCAAAGTATGTTTGGACAGTCGATTCATCAATCATTTCAACATTTTCATCGTCGAAATAAAGCCAATGGTTGTGACTCTTCACGAGACTAACATAGTGTCCGTGGTTGGGGCCAACTCCCACATGAACCACCACAGCAAAGAGAGCATACTCGGTATCTGAATTCTCGACGGTGTTGTTCAGTTTCAACTCCAAGGGAAAGACGACACGGTAGAGTAGCTTCTTGTAGCGGCCCAGCTGTTCGATATATTTGAAGCGCTTGAGATGGATTACGAGGATGTTAGGTGGCTTCTTGATCTTCATCCTTTTTTGGGCCTCTTGCAAGCTGCTCAAATAAGCCAAAATATACTAACAATTCACACTTGATGATGCAAATTAGCAAAACAATCACTAAATTTTGGTTTCTACATAGCATGTTGACATTGACTACAACCAAATTACTTAAAATGATGATTTCTCAAGGATGGAGCAAATGTAGCAAAACTCAACTTGATCGACATACTCAGTGCTAGAATGATGAAATGCTCAGGTGAAACCTCAAAATATAGTTACAAGGTTCACAAATCATCAGCTTTAACAAAATCTCTGTCAATCAACTGGATGGGTCTCAATCAAATATACTTTTCATTTTGAAAGCTTATATCAATTATCGTGATATGCCCATCCAAATTAAGTTGCAGAAAATAAACTGGCTGACTATGCATTGACAATGCAAAAGTTATGTTGGTCACGGAGACTTGCTCCACAAGAATCTCAGAAAAAGGGAATATGAAATGATAAGAGGAAGCAGAAGGATCAATGACATAAAATTACCTGCAACATTTGTCACAGAAGAACTTATCTTCTGCATTGAGGGTTTCAGTTGAACTGAAATTTTTGAGACAACTTGTGATTGAACTATTTTGTTCAATGTCGAGGCTTAAGTCCAAAAATGGTTCATCTCTAGCAGTAACAGTTTCACAAAGCAAACATTTTGTTTCATTGGTAAGAGTGCCCTGTATAAAACAATGACCATTGAGAATCTATTTTTGGTtcgtattttcaaaataaaagcaacaaggAACCAGTCACAGAAAGTTCTTACTTGAAAACTTTTGTGAACCCAAGGAACAAGGGACTCTTTTGTTACACCATTGACATGCAGATTAGTTTGGCCATTTGCAAGTTTTTGGGGCATCGATGAGGCCTCGGATGAGGACTTTGGAGTATTGGCTTCTTTCTCTAGAATATCAACAAGCTCGTTGAGCAGGAAATTCAAAAACTCATGAGCATCCTGTGAATGTACCAAGATATAACTGTCTTCATTGATCAcaagtttgtatttttttaaaagagaaaaaaaaaaatcaatgatcGGATCCTCCAAATTTACACAATAAGATCTAAATTATTTTACCTGGTGCATGTAACTACGGAACAACTCATTTTGTTTCTTCACCCTTTGTACAAAGCGCCTAGGAGAGACAACACCAGTTTTCTTCTTCTGAGAACTGATCTGCACAGAGCAGTATGCAACTTAACAGGATTATATGCTTTACCCGGTTATATAAACTTTCAAAAATCACTATCATTTGGACAAAATAAGCTGTTAAGAGAGAAATGGCAAGTTCAATTGGTTGAGTACTGAAGGATACAACTATGTTGAAAGATCTGATCAAATACTCTGAACAGAATAAATTGCTGTGCAGAAGAAGCTATGGGCAAGTTTCCACAAATTTCAAGAGAAACAGAAGTAACAAATTCCAGAGTTCAGGCAGATTTAAGATACTAGATGAGGACCAACACACTTAAAACAGAAAAACATTcgagtgaaaaaaaaaaacaaacaaaaaaaagagGATGAACATGGCATTAAACTAGATCTTGGAACATTTTCAAGAGCTGCAAcactggaaaaaaaaaattataatagactCCGGATTGTGAGTTAAGCAATAATTTAACTTTGCTAATACTTTGACAGTCATTCAATAATACAATAAGATTGCAAGACCTTTTTACATTTACAGAAGTCATGTATTGTCGAACAAGTTTGAGAGCCAATTATTCTGCAGCTTCAGAAAATGATAATCAAGTTAGAAAGAAGATGATAGTTTATCAATCCAGCTAACAAGAAAGCAGAAAATTATTAGGCCACaagatttttttattagttttagaTCTATAACAAATatccttaaaattttaatttacaagGGGAATCATCTTCGAGAAATTACACACCTGAGAAAATAGGTCAGCAAGACATGTCAAAAGATTCTCCTCTGCATCAccattatttttattcttttcatGATACTCCAGCAATTGCTCCCGGAAAGGGGCACAGAAAAAAAGAGCCTGAAAGCAAAGCATGACAACCCAGTCAATTAGATCAAGAGCAGGAACATGCTACAGGTTCTTGACTGGAATGCTTAATTTACATTTCAACTAAATTCTTACCTTTTTGTGCATGGTTCCATCTATCTCTATGGAGGGTTAGTTTTGTTCCATAACAGCAGTGAGATAATTAGGTCATTACGTGTCCTTTAATCCACAATTTTAGTCCTTTCCTAATAGCTAATAGCTTAAGCTTTTGAGTAAAATGGTCATCCAAAAAACCATAACATCAGGGCCAAGATCCCAAGTGATGTGATCAAATCTTGGCTTCCTAAGTTATGCTACTATTTTGTGTTCATGTCAAATGAGACAAGTGACCATTTTTGCTTTTTGAGCAAGCAGAAATTTCTTCGCCCTTCACTCTCTTGCAATTCACTAAATTTCAAGCTTATATGGCGCTGAGGGGATGTTAAACTCTATAAAAGGTACTCTTATGGGTTGATGTTAAGTTGGAGTAGAGCATCCCTTGATGAAAATAAAATACCCTTCTACCATATAGCACTAATGGATCATCGCACTTGTTCATATGAGACTAACAGACATGGAATATCATAGCTTCAGCACAGTCCCTCACACCCATCATAACTCGTAGGTACAAGTCTAACTCTAATATCATGTTAAATTGGGGTCCATCTAGAATAATTAGTCATTTTGAGATGGAATAGGCTCAAACCCAGCTTAACATTAAAGTTTAAGGATAATTGGCAAGAAATTATTCATCATAAAATCAACAAAGAATATGGCAACCCAAGCAAAAGCCTAAAAGAAAAGCACTGATTAGTTATCTACCCCAAAATATCATGTGGTGAATGAGGAAGAACAAGAGACACCAACTTGCAATGCAAAAGCTAGTAttcaatttattgccaagaaaCATACTTGAAAAGTATCAAAGTTAAAAAGGCCAAggatcatttaaagaaaatctaaaagtaagaaacaaaaaacaaaagaaaccatATTAATATTTTACATGTCCCAATTGTATAATAATTCTCaaaacagcaaaaaaaaaaaaaacaagtatatTTATCACTTGAGTTGAGATTTTACAAATATGATCGCTTGAAGTGATATGTGATATGTGAAAGAAAAGAATACTGCTCCTTTCAGTTATATAATCATTAGGAAACCACAAGATTCAATCACATCTACCATGCTATTCTGAAATGTATAGGATCCATGTTTGGCCAATAGTTTCTGATCCATCTTATATTTTCCTGTGCGTTTTAATAGATAAACATGTTTCCAAGCATGATTTCTGAATCGCTACATTTCCTCCCAAGCAAATCACTAATATTTGTTCTATTTAACTGATAGTGGCATAGAGCTAACCCACCAAGGGCCTTGATATCAGAAAAAGAGTCAATTGCCTTGAGAGATAAGAATCTTGCTAGTAAATATAAAGTTCTGATCTTCAAGACATGAATCTCGCGGATTAAGCAATTATTTCATATGTCCTAAGAATTATTATTCTCTGTTTGATCCGTACAGAGTGTACTTGCCCGAATATCAATTTCTCAGATTCAACAAGAACATATCTTTATCGAAACGATGTAAGCAAAGGAAGTGGGCGATATAGAAACCCGGTCACCTACGTCAGGATTTAGAAATccccaccttttttttttttacaactaGAATTCCAATTCTCGAATTCCttgtttttttctttgttttgtcCGTTCAAACAAGGTAAAACAATCAAATCAGTAGTACTTGAGATAATAAGGCAAACAGAAAAAACGTTGACATTTCTCATGATGAAAGGAATTTCACAGGAGCATCAAGTTAAAAAATCTGAAAGAATTATGTAAAGAGAAGAACAAAAGTCTAAAGGCAATCACGTCCGGATCCTCCTACGTCAAACAGAAAAGGACAAAAGGGGTGAGCCcattaaaacaaaaaataattttgaagagagTTTACATTGCTAAGCATTttggaagataaaaaaaatagaagaagaaaGGGGAACCTGCAAGACGCTGTTGCAGTAGCAGGTGTTGCCAAAGTTCTCAAGGCCATAGTACCGCTCACCTTCCGGGAACTGCTCGCCGAGAGCCTTCTCAAGCTTCGATCCCGTCGCTCCCATAACCCGCCAGGAAAAACTACCCAAAACCGCAAAATGCCCAGCCAGGGCCACCGATCTAAGAAACTACGCACTCCTTCGATCGTCTCCCAGCCGTCAGCTCCTTCGCACGGCCCCAATCGAGGAGAAGGCCTAGATCGGCAGGGATCGGGAAGGACCCTCCACAGTTGGAATGTTCAACGGGATCATCGACTCGATCATAGGACGAAtatctagggttttccttctTCGACTACCCCGTCGCTTTTATCTCTTCAACGTCGATCCGCATAGAAGAGAACGACCGACGCAGACGTCTGACGACGGCGGAAGGAGGATCGTTTTCTATTCCGACCGGCTTAACTCCCAAACCCGTGCCTTTTCTAGGCGATGGCCATGCGGGAACCACCAGCTAAATGCACACGTTTCGAACAGTTAGTGGGTCTATGAAGACGCTGTGTGTATGCGCATATTGTCAGACGGAGGGGGCAGGTTAAGGCTGGTAGAGATGCGGGTGCCCGAGCTGACGAGATTTTACTTGACAAAGCCGAACCTGTATCGTGCACGTGTCTCATATAACGTAGGCCTAGTTGGCAAAGCGGTTCTTGTATCGAGCACGGGTGCCAACTCAGCACACCAGTTAATCAGCTGTCTTGTACCAGATAGAAACCATTCGTCCGCCCAAGCGCCCCTACAAAATTGTCTCTATAccaacaattaaaaaaaaaaagagtaaatcaTGAAAATCATTAGTACATATGGCTAAAACATACAAGAAGGTATACACAAATACATAAagttttgatttaaaattttatacgATAATACTCTATATTTTAATCATTTCATAGTCCAAGAGAGACAACAGTTCTTTATGTTAGATATTGggaccttaaatggaccaaaatgatttagaggaaggaagccatcaattgttgaaagtcataattgacttcaaaattgaaatctacgattcgcgtagatagatttagactattaatttgctcaaaaccgattaagggtgaatgagaaattaatgtttaaagtcaacccaaaataacatttgttattcattaataaagtgcataggagaatagtcccacatcggaaattctcgatgtgtattctctacttattaatgaagatgtgttaatggagttaacacaaaaaataaaaggacaggtaaccccttagcccagggcgagcaggtgctcgcacctgtgagcccgccacccgccacgtgcgcacgggATGAGGTGCGCACTTAatcaaatagatatgatggatcacttgtgatgcgatctagagcgttggatcgcaaagagtaacgatctgacggcctgggataAGACTTGATCTGAaacatcgaatcaatggatccagatccgatggctgatgacaataagcgggatctgagggtcacaactcctcagatctgatggatgagattgaagtgggcttggtgaagggttacaacccttcagaatagatgttctagatcgatccagcccaaggaacacatccactcacccaaaggacactcaacctcttcgttcagtataaatagaaccctccagatgatggaatactcactcaatcttctcttctcttcctcaaacattcatctcatcttgtgtgatccggtggtaagagcgggccccccctctCTCTTGCAATGTCAACGCcgagtggaagtcaccggagtagccgcccatccgggaggagtgtggtccgaccggacggacgaccatAGACGGccgggccgatggaatcgaatacccggacgggtctggccggctcgcacttatggttggaaggcaccctgtcaaatcggggttccgatgctcagttaaaaaggtcatggaccgagctgaccttttgaccgaccacagtcataaagcacccctgtttattagtctccacaaagcacaagtaaaccactgcggatgtccggtcggatgttgagggagatgtccgctcggacgacaagtttggagtaagggaaaagacccgaggatttcttctctgacaaccggtaggtttcacgtgtgtgccatgctccaaatcttgtgacaggggattctgctgtcccatcgagggcatgctctgactatagcaatatgggtcaggtaagctttctgacaaccgCATACCtgggaaaggacagaggacacgtatgcacctaggtacgcgtgcccaaacccttcacaagcactatatataaagaacctcaggtttcgccggGGAGGTAGGTATTCAGAGACTTTGGAAGCCACTTCgttcatcgtagcttacctgacttgagcgtcggagggtcgccgccgggaaccccttcccggctcgacttctgtgcaggctaGCCGGAGCGTCGCGCCACCAGTGGGaggtctacatcagcgagccgaagagcgccacatgcccaacgtctgttgacttctggttcggacaggatcaaattggcgtcgtctgtgggaacgctcctgcatccgactggaaacaatggatgaggctggacgacaacacacggtggcgctttcgacggaagaactcgaagctctgtTCGAGATAAGGGTcgccaaacttgtggaacaaaaacagaaagcagcagccgagcggcctgagcaacaagcaacatctgcgtcaggtggtcgagcggaagcacctccagccaccgtcgcattccaccgagccttgtttcgcacccctgaagccgtaccagctcgaagagataggggatcttcttcagacgagatgccaaggcgggatggcagaaaaggaaaagctccccgggcggactcatctcccgagcggatcaatcgccaattttcggaggttattctacgagaccctctgcccaagcactacgtggctccgacgatcggcgagtacaacggaacaacggacccggatgatcatctgggtaagttcgataacacagctacgctccatcagtatacagatggagtaaagtgccgagtctttcttaccactctctcgggatcggctcaacggtggtttcggaggctgccggacggatccatcactagcttcaaggacttcgaacggccttcctccaccactcgccagcagtcggcgttatcagaagacaagtgtcagcttgtttgccatcaagcaagagccgagagaatcgcttcgagcttacatccagcgattcaaccaggtggcgatggatatcccaacggccacatcggagacgatgatgaatgccttcacacaaggccttgtggatggggacttcttccggtcgctcatccggaagccgccccgagattatgatcacatgctgcatcgggccaacgaatacataaacgtggaagaagcgcaagccgctcggaaaaaggaaactccaaccgagcgtgcacctgttcatgccgagcggaaacagcacgccgctcagcagccacccagaggaccgaggaccgaagcaattcgatccccccacgccagatcgcacgtacaagaagtggctgccgctcggcccaagccaaagaagaggtggacccctatgttctgctccttccaccaggcggatacgcacaacacgagggattgtcgaagtcttcccttcgtggccaatcccgttcccaggaaagccgaacgacggtctcctcccatcgaccggagacaaaggacccatgaagccaaCCGGGCCCGCACcgaaaggcgacatcaacagacacccgatcggcacagatctccgagacaggagaatcgccgggcgtccagagaatggtcacgaccgtccactcgggaagaggaaaacaggagcaacagttcccggggcgagatcaacgttatcgctggcgggccgaccagaggagactccaaccgagccagaaaggcgggcgtccgacagctgcagatccacgcagtcggctgtagtcaagagcgggcaagtggaccggaaatcactttcgggcccggagacttagaaggagtagaagtgccccacgacgacgctctgctcattaaagcggtaatagcaaattatactattcaccgcatatttgttgacacagggagctcagtcaacatcatattcaagaaggcgttcgatcagctgcaaattgatcaagccgagctacttcccatgacgaccccgctctacgggtttacgggcaacgaagttcagccggtcggacaaattcgGCTGGCTACttcattgggagaagagccgctcaggaggaccagggcaataaacttcgtggtggtagactctccttcgtcctacaacgtcattttgggacgaccggcgctcggcgaattccgagcggttgtctcaaccttccaccagaagataaagttccccgtggaggacaaaataggagaagtacgtggagatcagctagcagctcggcggtgctatatagagatggtccgagcagaagcttgttccgctcgaAAGGCGCCCCGAaccgaggtacacgccataaccgagaaacctcctgctttaatttatgatgaaaaaaaggaggttcagatccatccgactcgattggaggccacgacttttatcgcttctgatctggaggaggggcaaaagg from Zingiber officinale cultivar Zhangliang chromosome 4B, Zo_v1.1, whole genome shotgun sequence includes:
- the LOC121976662 gene encoding signal peptidase complex-like protein DTM1, coding for MRREAALQASLLALAAVMVLVGIWTFSLKKMLGTYAFGIMGISGILLPDWEYFDRDFSQWFTPMPARRTPGVATAHDTFRFKFHPLRVTIISLIYGFGLYKWWKFLSN
- the LOC121976659 gene encoding transcription termination factor MTERF8, chloroplastic-like, with the translated sequence MIALALRFTPMGLTLPRLSPAIGGGSRISVRLPAPTTDLQSYLCIARAATNGSPLAFSFLRELHLDENEAEALLLAHPELELAPMPSLRGRVLALRSLGISGLELSRTVLRRPDVLSQPEFGPFLDFALHELKGIKPAKLEQILTSIPLQFLEGIVGGSTMLLDHGVPSDKLGHVLTHVHVRKVFCERPLRDLEQMVLFLKHYGWPELVLRRPMLLNLDLHGQLTPRVEFLVELGGGDAAAVRVLLAKLPALLSYTVEHYKSHLAFWRSVGISNEELFKIAMVYPKIFSVSKERKLEPRIEFLKQCNMDAVDIFKFLVRAPLFMSLSFEENLSKKLNFLVKIGYEHRTRELAWAFGATTRTSCENMQRVIGLFLSYGFSCEDIVVMSKKHPQVLQYNHESLEKKMEFLIEEMERDIRELLVFPAFLGYKLDERIKRRHATKQEISGKQMPLTLLSLSTERFH
- the LOC121976660 gene encoding ubiquitin carboxyl-terminal hydrolase 4-like, which gives rise to MGATGSKLEKALGEQFPEGERYYGLENFGNTCYCNSVLQALFFCAPFREQLLEYHEKNKNNGDAEENLLTCLADLFSQISSQKKKTGVVSPRRFVQRVKKQNELFRSYMHQDAHEFLNFLLNELVDILEKEANTPKSSSEASSMPQKLANGQTNLHVNGVTKESLVPWVHKSFQGTLTNETKCLLCETVTARDEPFLDLSLDIEQNSSITSCLKNFSSTETLNAEDKFFCDKCCSLQEAQKRMKIKKPPNILVIHLKRFKYIEQLGRYKKLLYRVVFPLELKLNNTVENSDTEYALFAVVVHVGVGPNHGHYVSLVKSHNHWLYFDDENVEMIDESTVQTYFGSAQEYTGNTDHGYILFYESLNSKR